In a genomic window of Myotis daubentonii chromosome X, mMyoDau2.1, whole genome shotgun sequence:
- the MAGIX gene encoding PDZ domain-containing protein MAGIX isoform X2, which yields MEAHTRGATDPRGSRGGLRAPQPVGPSARQLLARLDARPLAARAAADVAALVRRAGATLGLRPKDAISDLDSADIEVTDSRLPNPTFVEHRPQHRRSETLGTSTGPPQVTQIKPRYASKSPQASGPFCVELVRGSAGFGLTLSGGRDSPRDTPLAVRGLLKDGPAQRCGRLQAGDLVLQVNGESTQGLTHAQVVERIRSGGPRLHLVLSRPLETHPSKPERRGGPRKGDDRSPDPGGPEATRSPSASASPLDHPQSRTMTKTRPSLEPSPEGAGDGLAVPLERRTQDPDDRSPGSPGPWLVPSEERLSRALGVPAATQLALEMAAGRRRH from the exons ATGGAGGCGCACACGAGGGGCGCCACGGACCCTAGGGGGAGCAGAGGAG GCCTCCGCGCTCCCCAGCCTGTGGGGCCCAGCGCCAGGCAGCTCCTGGCGCGGCTGGACGCGCGCCCCCTGGCGGCCAGAGCCGCGGCCGATGTGGCGGCGCTGGTACGCAGGGCGGGGGCCACATTGGGTCTGCGCCCCAAAGATG CCATTAGTGATCTGGATTCTGCAGACATAGAGGTCACGGACAGTCGCCTGCCTAATCCCACTTTCGTGGAACACCGGCCCCAG CATCGTCGGTCAGAGACCTTGGGGACATCTACTGGGCCACCCCAAGTGACTCAGATTAAGCCACGTTATGCTTCAAAGTCGCCCCAGGCCTCTGGTCCTTTCTGTGTGGAGCTGGTTCGAGGTTCTGCAGGCTTTGGCCTCACGCTGAGTGGAGGCCGAGATTCTCCCAGGGACACTCCCCTGGCAGTGCGGGGGCTGCTGAAGGATGGGCCAGCACAGCGCTGCGGTCGCTTGCAG GCTGGTGACCTTGTGCTTCAAGTCAACGGAGAGTCAACTCAAGGTCTCACCCATGCCCAGGTCGTGGAGCGGATTCGCAGTGGTGGCCCCCGGCTGCACCTGGTGCTGAGCAGGCCTCTTGAGACCCACCCCAGCAAgcctgagaggaggggaggacccCGGAAAGGAGATG ATCGCAGCCCAGATCCTGGGGGACCAGAGGCTACGAGGTCTCCTAGCGCCAGCGCTTCCCCACTTGATCACCCTCAATCCCGTACGATGACCAAGACCCGGCccagcctggagcccagcccagagggggcaggggacGGCCTTGCGGTTCCTCTGGAGCGCCGCACGCAGGACCCAGACGACCGATCCCCGGGTTCCCCGGGACCCTGGCTGGTGCCGAGCGAGGAACGGCTCTCGCGGGCCCTAGGTGTCCCAGCGGCCACGCAGCTGGCCCTGGAGATGGCAGCTGGAAGGCGGAGGCACTGA
- the MAGIX gene encoding PDZ domain-containing protein MAGIX isoform X1, whose protein sequence is MEAHTRGATDPRGSRGAISDLDSADIEVTDSRLPNPTFVEHRPQHRRSETLGTSTGPPQVTQIKPRYASKSPQASGPFCVELVRGSAGFGLTLSGGRDSPRDTPLAVRGLLKDGPAQRCGRLQAGDLVLQVNGESTQGLTHAQVVERIRSGGPRLHLVLSRPLETHPSKPERRGGPRKGDDRSPDPGGPEATRSPSASASPLDHPQSRTMTKTRPSLEPSPEGAGDGLAVPLERRTQDPDDRSPGSPGPWLVPSEERLSRALGVPAATQLALEMAAGRRRH, encoded by the exons ATGGAGGCGCACACGAGGGGCGCCACGGACCCTAGGGGGAGCAGAGGAG CCATTAGTGATCTGGATTCTGCAGACATAGAGGTCACGGACAGTCGCCTGCCTAATCCCACTTTCGTGGAACACCGGCCCCAG CATCGTCGGTCAGAGACCTTGGGGACATCTACTGGGCCACCCCAAGTGACTCAGATTAAGCCACGTTATGCTTCAAAGTCGCCCCAGGCCTCTGGTCCTTTCTGTGTGGAGCTGGTTCGAGGTTCTGCAGGCTTTGGCCTCACGCTGAGTGGAGGCCGAGATTCTCCCAGGGACACTCCCCTGGCAGTGCGGGGGCTGCTGAAGGATGGGCCAGCACAGCGCTGCGGTCGCTTGCAG GCTGGTGACCTTGTGCTTCAAGTCAACGGAGAGTCAACTCAAGGTCTCACCCATGCCCAGGTCGTGGAGCGGATTCGCAGTGGTGGCCCCCGGCTGCACCTGGTGCTGAGCAGGCCTCTTGAGACCCACCCCAGCAAgcctgagaggaggggaggacccCGGAAAGGAGATG ATCGCAGCCCAGATCCTGGGGGACCAGAGGCTACGAGGTCTCCTAGCGCCAGCGCTTCCCCACTTGATCACCCTCAATCCCGTACGATGACCAAGACCCGGCccagcctggagcccagcccagagggggcaggggacGGCCTTGCGGTTCCTCTGGAGCGCCGCACGCAGGACCCAGACGACCGATCCCCGGGTTCCCCGGGACCCTGGCTGGTGCCGAGCGAGGAACGGCTCTCGCGGGCCCTAGGTGTCCCAGCGGCCACGCAGCTGGCCCTGGAGATGGCAGCTGGAAGGCGGAGGCACTGA
- the PLP2 gene encoding proteolipid protein 2, whose amino-acid sequence MADSERFSAPGCWAACTNFARTRKGILLFAEIILCLVILICFIASTSAYVSLSVVEMVLAAVFYVIYMCDLNTRIGIINWPWSDFFRTLIAAILYLIISIIVLVEHNNSSKIIAGVVGLIAACLFGYDAYFTFPLKKQRHTAAPTDPTDGPV is encoded by the exons ATGGCGGACTCCGAGCGCTTCTCGGCCCCCGGCTGCTGGGCTGCCTGCACCAACTTCGCGCGCACCCGCAAGGGAATTCTTCTGTTTGCTGAGATT ATACTGTGCCTGGTGATTCTGATCTGCTTCATCGCTTCCACATCAGCATACGTCTCTCTGTCGGTGGTTGAGATGGTCCTTGCTGCTGTCTTCTATGTCATCTACATGTGTGACCTGAACACCAGGATAGGGATCATCAACTGGCCCTGGAGT GATTTCTTCCGAACCCTCATAGCGGCCATCCTCTACCTGATCATCTCCATCATTGTGCTCGTGGAGCACAATAACAGCTCCAAAATCATCGCCGGG GTGGTGGGCCTAATTGCTGCGTGCCTCTTTGGCTATGATGCCTATTTCACTTTCCCCTTGAAGAAGCAAAGACATACAGCAGCCCCTACTG ACCCTACAGATGGCCCGGTGTAG
- the PRICKLE3 gene encoding prickle planar cell polarity protein 3 isoform X3, whose amino-acid sequence MCRLISDFQRHSISDDDSGCASEEYAWVPPGLKPEQVYQFFSCLPEDKVPYVNSPGEKYRIKQLLHQLPPHDSEAQYCTALVEEEKKELRAFSQQRKRENLGRGTVRIFPVTITGAICEECGKQIGGGDIAVFASRAGLGACWHPQCFVCSTCRELLVDLIYFYHAGKVYCGRHHAERLRPRCQACDEIIFSPECTEAEGRHWHMGHFCCFECEASLGGQRYVMRQSRPHCCACYEARHAEYCDGCGEHIGLDQGQMAYEGQHWHASDRCFCCSRCGRALLGRPFLPRRGLIFCSRACSLGSEPTASRPGRRSWSAGTVSAPLEASTASFSAVEGPSETSTKGTSTEVEPAAGPEEPTRFLRGAPHRHSMPELGLRSAPEPPSGTPGHLDPEDDSFSRQSAPRVSFREPLVSDGGPRRTLSAPPAQRRRPRSPPPRAPTRRRHHHRRRRSGRLHHQCNLGSDSESCSSSPSSSSSESSEDDGFFLGERIPLPPHLTRPLSAQDTATKTPNSPSPMVPENSGPGTPRQARDKNCIVA is encoded by the exons ATGTGTCGGctcatctcagacttccagcGCCACTCCATCTCCGATGATGACTCCGGCTGTGCCTCAGAGGAGTATGCCTGGGTGCCCCCTGGTCTCAAGCCGGAGCAG GTATACCAATTTTTCAGCTGCCTCCCAGAAGACAAAGTCCCCTACGTCAACAGTCCCGGGGAAAAATACAGGATCAAGCAGCTGCTGCACCAGCTTCCCCCACACGACAGTgag GCACAGTACTGCACGGCACTggtagaggaagagaagaaagagctcAGAGCCTTCAGCCAGCAGCGGAAACGGGAGAACCTGGGGCGTGGCACGGTGCGCATCTTCCCAGTGACCATCACTGGGGCCATCTGTGAGGAG TGCGGGAAGCAGATCGGAGGTGGAGACATCGCGGTGTTTGCCAGCCGAGCaggcctgggtgcctgctggcatcCTCAGTGCTTTGTGTGCTCCACCTGCCGGGAGCTGCTGGTGGACCTCATCTACTTCTACCATGCTGGCAAGGTCTACTGTGGTCGCCACCATGCCGAACGCCTGCGTCCGCGCTGCCAAGCCTGTGATGAG ATCAtcttctcccctgagtgcacgGAGGCCGAGGGCCGGCACTGGCATATGGGTCACTTCTGCTGCTTCGAGTGTGAAGCATCCCTAGGAGGGCAGCGCTACGTCATGCGCCAGAGCCGTCCCCACTGCTGCGCCTGCTACGAGGCCCGCCATGCGGAGTACTGTGATGGCTGTGGGGAGCACATCG gcctggaccagggccagatggcttatGAGGGCCAGCATTGGCACGCCTCAGACCGCTGCTTCTGCTGTAGTCGCTGCGGGCGAGCCCTGCTGGGTCGCCCCTTTCTGCCACGCCGGGGCCTAATCTTCTGCTctcgagcctgcagcctggggtcCGAGCCCACGGCCTCCAGGCCAGGCCGCCGCAGCTGGAGCGCAGGCACAGTCTCCGCACCGCTCGAAGCCTCCACAGCCTCTTTCTCTGCTGTGGAGGGGCCGTCGGAGACCTCCACCAAAGGCACCAGCACTGAGGTCGAGCCTG CTGCGGGCCCCGAGGAGCCCACCCGCTTTCTGAGAGGGGCCCCTCACCGCCACTCCATGCCTGAGCTGGGGCTCCGCAGCGCCCCTGAGCCACCCTCAGGGACCCCCGGCCATTTGGACCCTGAAGATGATTCTTTCAGTCGCCAAAGTGCCCCTCGAGTCAGCTTCCGGGAACCTCTGGTGTCTGACGGAGGCCCTCGGCGGACCCTGAGTGCGCCTCCAGCTCAGCGCCGCAGGCCTCGCAgtcctcctcccagggcccccacACGTCGCCGCCACCATCACCGCAGACGCAGGTCTGGCAGACTTCACCATCAATGTAACTTAGGATCGGACTCCGAATCTTGCTCCAGCTCCCCCTCCAGCTCCAGTTCAGAGTCCTCGGAGGATGATGGCTTCTTCCTGGGGGAACGCATCCCACTGCCCCCGCACCTGACCAGGCCCCTGTCTGCTCAGGACACTGCAACAAAGACCCCCAACTCTCCATCTCCAATGGTCCCCGAGAACTCGGGGCCAGGAACGCCTCGCCAGGCCAGAGACAAGAACTGCATAGTGGCTTGA
- the PRICKLE3 gene encoding prickle planar cell polarity protein 3 isoform X1 produces MFARGSRRRRSGRAPPEAEDPDRGQPCNSCREQCPGFLLHGWRKICQHCKCPREEHAVHAVPVDLERIMCRLISDFQRHSISDDDSGCASEEYAWVPPGLKPEQVYQFFSCLPEDKVPYVNSPGEKYRIKQLLHQLPPHDSEAQYCTALVEEEKKELRAFSQQRKRENLGRGTVRIFPVTITGAICEECGKQIGGGDIAVFASRAGLGACWHPQCFVCSTCRELLVDLIYFYHAGKVYCGRHHAERLRPRCQACDEIIFSPECTEAEGRHWHMGHFCCFECEASLGGQRYVMRQSRPHCCACYEARHAEYCDGCGEHIGLDQGQMAYEGQHWHASDRCFCCSRCGRALLGRPFLPRRGLIFCSRACSLGSEPTASRPGRRSWSAGTVSAPLEASTASFSAVEGPSETSTKGTSTEVEPAAGPEEPTRFLRGAPHRHSMPELGLRSAPEPPSGTPGHLDPEDDSFSRQSAPRVSFREPLVSDGGPRRTLSAPPAQRRRPRSPPPRAPTRRRHHHRRRRSGRLHHQCNLGSDSESCSSSPSSSSSESSEDDGFFLGERIPLPPHLTRPLSAQDTATKTPNSPSPMVPENSGPGTPRQARDKNCIVA; encoded by the exons CCCAGACCGTGGCCAGCCCTGCAACTCCTGCAGGGAGCAGTGCCCTGGCTTTCTGCTGCATGGCTGGAG AAAGATCTGCCAGCACTGCAAATGCCCTCGGGAGGAGCATGCTGTGCACGCAGTGCCTGTGGACCTGGAACGCATCATGTGTCGGctcatctcagacttccagcGCCACTCCATCTCCGATGATGACTCCGGCTGTGCCTCAGAGGAGTATGCCTGGGTGCCCCCTGGTCTCAAGCCGGAGCAG GTATACCAATTTTTCAGCTGCCTCCCAGAAGACAAAGTCCCCTACGTCAACAGTCCCGGGGAAAAATACAGGATCAAGCAGCTGCTGCACCAGCTTCCCCCACACGACAGTgag GCACAGTACTGCACGGCACTggtagaggaagagaagaaagagctcAGAGCCTTCAGCCAGCAGCGGAAACGGGAGAACCTGGGGCGTGGCACGGTGCGCATCTTCCCAGTGACCATCACTGGGGCCATCTGTGAGGAG TGCGGGAAGCAGATCGGAGGTGGAGACATCGCGGTGTTTGCCAGCCGAGCaggcctgggtgcctgctggcatcCTCAGTGCTTTGTGTGCTCCACCTGCCGGGAGCTGCTGGTGGACCTCATCTACTTCTACCATGCTGGCAAGGTCTACTGTGGTCGCCACCATGCCGAACGCCTGCGTCCGCGCTGCCAAGCCTGTGATGAG ATCAtcttctcccctgagtgcacgGAGGCCGAGGGCCGGCACTGGCATATGGGTCACTTCTGCTGCTTCGAGTGTGAAGCATCCCTAGGAGGGCAGCGCTACGTCATGCGCCAGAGCCGTCCCCACTGCTGCGCCTGCTACGAGGCCCGCCATGCGGAGTACTGTGATGGCTGTGGGGAGCACATCG gcctggaccagggccagatggcttatGAGGGCCAGCATTGGCACGCCTCAGACCGCTGCTTCTGCTGTAGTCGCTGCGGGCGAGCCCTGCTGGGTCGCCCCTTTCTGCCACGCCGGGGCCTAATCTTCTGCTctcgagcctgcagcctggggtcCGAGCCCACGGCCTCCAGGCCAGGCCGCCGCAGCTGGAGCGCAGGCACAGTCTCCGCACCGCTCGAAGCCTCCACAGCCTCTTTCTCTGCTGTGGAGGGGCCGTCGGAGACCTCCACCAAAGGCACCAGCACTGAGGTCGAGCCTG CTGCGGGCCCCGAGGAGCCCACCCGCTTTCTGAGAGGGGCCCCTCACCGCCACTCCATGCCTGAGCTGGGGCTCCGCAGCGCCCCTGAGCCACCCTCAGGGACCCCCGGCCATTTGGACCCTGAAGATGATTCTTTCAGTCGCCAAAGTGCCCCTCGAGTCAGCTTCCGGGAACCTCTGGTGTCTGACGGAGGCCCTCGGCGGACCCTGAGTGCGCCTCCAGCTCAGCGCCGCAGGCCTCGCAgtcctcctcccagggcccccacACGTCGCCGCCACCATCACCGCAGACGCAGGTCTGGCAGACTTCACCATCAATGTAACTTAGGATCGGACTCCGAATCTTGCTCCAGCTCCCCCTCCAGCTCCAGTTCAGAGTCCTCGGAGGATGATGGCTTCTTCCTGGGGGAACGCATCCCACTGCCCCCGCACCTGACCAGGCCCCTGTCTGCTCAGGACACTGCAACAAAGACCCCCAACTCTCCATCTCCAATGGTCCCCGAGAACTCGGGGCCAGGAACGCCTCGCCAGGCCAGAGACAAGAACTGCATAGTGGCTTGA
- the PRICKLE3 gene encoding prickle planar cell polarity protein 3 isoform X4: MFARGSRRRRSGRAVYQFFSCLPEDKVPYVNSPGEKYRIKQLLHQLPPHDSEAQYCTALVEEEKKELRAFSQQRKRENLGRGTVRIFPVTITGAICEECGKQIGGGDIAVFASRAGLGACWHPQCFVCSTCRELLVDLIYFYHAGKVYCGRHHAERLRPRCQACDEIIFSPECTEAEGRHWHMGHFCCFECEASLGGQRYVMRQSRPHCCACYEARHAEYCDGCGEHIGLDQGQMAYEGQHWHASDRCFCCSRCGRALLGRPFLPRRGLIFCSRACSLGSEPTASRPGRRSWSAGTVSAPLEASTASFSAVEGPSETSTKGTSTEVEPAAGPEEPTRFLRGAPHRHSMPELGLRSAPEPPSGTPGHLDPEDDSFSRQSAPRVSFREPLVSDGGPRRTLSAPPAQRRRPRSPPPRAPTRRRHHHRRRRSGRLHHQCNLGSDSESCSSSPSSSSSESSEDDGFFLGERIPLPPHLTRPLSAQDTATKTPNSPSPMVPENSGPGTPRQARDKNCIVA, encoded by the exons GTATACCAATTTTTCAGCTGCCTCCCAGAAGACAAAGTCCCCTACGTCAACAGTCCCGGGGAAAAATACAGGATCAAGCAGCTGCTGCACCAGCTTCCCCCACACGACAGTgag GCACAGTACTGCACGGCACTggtagaggaagagaagaaagagctcAGAGCCTTCAGCCAGCAGCGGAAACGGGAGAACCTGGGGCGTGGCACGGTGCGCATCTTCCCAGTGACCATCACTGGGGCCATCTGTGAGGAG TGCGGGAAGCAGATCGGAGGTGGAGACATCGCGGTGTTTGCCAGCCGAGCaggcctgggtgcctgctggcatcCTCAGTGCTTTGTGTGCTCCACCTGCCGGGAGCTGCTGGTGGACCTCATCTACTTCTACCATGCTGGCAAGGTCTACTGTGGTCGCCACCATGCCGAACGCCTGCGTCCGCGCTGCCAAGCCTGTGATGAG ATCAtcttctcccctgagtgcacgGAGGCCGAGGGCCGGCACTGGCATATGGGTCACTTCTGCTGCTTCGAGTGTGAAGCATCCCTAGGAGGGCAGCGCTACGTCATGCGCCAGAGCCGTCCCCACTGCTGCGCCTGCTACGAGGCCCGCCATGCGGAGTACTGTGATGGCTGTGGGGAGCACATCG gcctggaccagggccagatggcttatGAGGGCCAGCATTGGCACGCCTCAGACCGCTGCTTCTGCTGTAGTCGCTGCGGGCGAGCCCTGCTGGGTCGCCCCTTTCTGCCACGCCGGGGCCTAATCTTCTGCTctcgagcctgcagcctggggtcCGAGCCCACGGCCTCCAGGCCAGGCCGCCGCAGCTGGAGCGCAGGCACAGTCTCCGCACCGCTCGAAGCCTCCACAGCCTCTTTCTCTGCTGTGGAGGGGCCGTCGGAGACCTCCACCAAAGGCACCAGCACTGAGGTCGAGCCTG CTGCGGGCCCCGAGGAGCCCACCCGCTTTCTGAGAGGGGCCCCTCACCGCCACTCCATGCCTGAGCTGGGGCTCCGCAGCGCCCCTGAGCCACCCTCAGGGACCCCCGGCCATTTGGACCCTGAAGATGATTCTTTCAGTCGCCAAAGTGCCCCTCGAGTCAGCTTCCGGGAACCTCTGGTGTCTGACGGAGGCCCTCGGCGGACCCTGAGTGCGCCTCCAGCTCAGCGCCGCAGGCCTCGCAgtcctcctcccagggcccccacACGTCGCCGCCACCATCACCGCAGACGCAGGTCTGGCAGACTTCACCATCAATGTAACTTAGGATCGGACTCCGAATCTTGCTCCAGCTCCCCCTCCAGCTCCAGTTCAGAGTCCTCGGAGGATGATGGCTTCTTCCTGGGGGAACGCATCCCACTGCCCCCGCACCTGACCAGGCCCCTGTCTGCTCAGGACACTGCAACAAAGACCCCCAACTCTCCATCTCCAATGGTCCCCGAGAACTCGGGGCCAGGAACGCCTCGCCAGGCCAGAGACAAGAACTGCATAGTGGCTTGA
- the PRICKLE3 gene encoding prickle planar cell polarity protein 3 isoform X2: MFARGSRRRRSGRAPPEAEDPDRGQPCNSCREQCPGFLLHGWRKICQHCKCPREEHAVHAVPVDLERIMCRLISDFQRHSISDDDSGCASEEYAWVPPGLKPEQAQYCTALVEEEKKELRAFSQQRKRENLGRGTVRIFPVTITGAICEECGKQIGGGDIAVFASRAGLGACWHPQCFVCSTCRELLVDLIYFYHAGKVYCGRHHAERLRPRCQACDEIIFSPECTEAEGRHWHMGHFCCFECEASLGGQRYVMRQSRPHCCACYEARHAEYCDGCGEHIGLDQGQMAYEGQHWHASDRCFCCSRCGRALLGRPFLPRRGLIFCSRACSLGSEPTASRPGRRSWSAGTVSAPLEASTASFSAVEGPSETSTKGTSTEVEPAAGPEEPTRFLRGAPHRHSMPELGLRSAPEPPSGTPGHLDPEDDSFSRQSAPRVSFREPLVSDGGPRRTLSAPPAQRRRPRSPPPRAPTRRRHHHRRRRSGRLHHQCNLGSDSESCSSSPSSSSSESSEDDGFFLGERIPLPPHLTRPLSAQDTATKTPNSPSPMVPENSGPGTPRQARDKNCIVA; the protein is encoded by the exons CCCAGACCGTGGCCAGCCCTGCAACTCCTGCAGGGAGCAGTGCCCTGGCTTTCTGCTGCATGGCTGGAG AAAGATCTGCCAGCACTGCAAATGCCCTCGGGAGGAGCATGCTGTGCACGCAGTGCCTGTGGACCTGGAACGCATCATGTGTCGGctcatctcagacttccagcGCCACTCCATCTCCGATGATGACTCCGGCTGTGCCTCAGAGGAGTATGCCTGGGTGCCCCCTGGTCTCAAGCCGGAGCAG GCACAGTACTGCACGGCACTggtagaggaagagaagaaagagctcAGAGCCTTCAGCCAGCAGCGGAAACGGGAGAACCTGGGGCGTGGCACGGTGCGCATCTTCCCAGTGACCATCACTGGGGCCATCTGTGAGGAG TGCGGGAAGCAGATCGGAGGTGGAGACATCGCGGTGTTTGCCAGCCGAGCaggcctgggtgcctgctggcatcCTCAGTGCTTTGTGTGCTCCACCTGCCGGGAGCTGCTGGTGGACCTCATCTACTTCTACCATGCTGGCAAGGTCTACTGTGGTCGCCACCATGCCGAACGCCTGCGTCCGCGCTGCCAAGCCTGTGATGAG ATCAtcttctcccctgagtgcacgGAGGCCGAGGGCCGGCACTGGCATATGGGTCACTTCTGCTGCTTCGAGTGTGAAGCATCCCTAGGAGGGCAGCGCTACGTCATGCGCCAGAGCCGTCCCCACTGCTGCGCCTGCTACGAGGCCCGCCATGCGGAGTACTGTGATGGCTGTGGGGAGCACATCG gcctggaccagggccagatggcttatGAGGGCCAGCATTGGCACGCCTCAGACCGCTGCTTCTGCTGTAGTCGCTGCGGGCGAGCCCTGCTGGGTCGCCCCTTTCTGCCACGCCGGGGCCTAATCTTCTGCTctcgagcctgcagcctggggtcCGAGCCCACGGCCTCCAGGCCAGGCCGCCGCAGCTGGAGCGCAGGCACAGTCTCCGCACCGCTCGAAGCCTCCACAGCCTCTTTCTCTGCTGTGGAGGGGCCGTCGGAGACCTCCACCAAAGGCACCAGCACTGAGGTCGAGCCTG CTGCGGGCCCCGAGGAGCCCACCCGCTTTCTGAGAGGGGCCCCTCACCGCCACTCCATGCCTGAGCTGGGGCTCCGCAGCGCCCCTGAGCCACCCTCAGGGACCCCCGGCCATTTGGACCCTGAAGATGATTCTTTCAGTCGCCAAAGTGCCCCTCGAGTCAGCTTCCGGGAACCTCTGGTGTCTGACGGAGGCCCTCGGCGGACCCTGAGTGCGCCTCCAGCTCAGCGCCGCAGGCCTCGCAgtcctcctcccagggcccccacACGTCGCCGCCACCATCACCGCAGACGCAGGTCTGGCAGACTTCACCATCAATGTAACTTAGGATCGGACTCCGAATCTTGCTCCAGCTCCCCCTCCAGCTCCAGTTCAGAGTCCTCGGAGGATGATGGCTTCTTCCTGGGGGAACGCATCCCACTGCCCCCGCACCTGACCAGGCCCCTGTCTGCTCAGGACACTGCAACAAAGACCCCCAACTCTCCATCTCCAATGGTCCCCGAGAACTCGGGGCCAGGAACGCCTCGCCAGGCCAGAGACAAGAACTGCATAGTGGCTTGA